From Clupea harengus unplaced genomic scaffold, Ch_v2.0.2, whole genome shotgun sequence, the proteins below share one genomic window:
- the LOC116222929 gene encoding complement C1q and tumor necrosis factor-related protein 9A-like translates to MKTEVEKLKLEQAAQEAELVVLKTRMDTGEAQVETRLSARETEVEKLKIEHAAQEAELTEVKTRVAVTETEVVNLEKEITEKPKVAFSAALTDSGYIKAGNTVLNLVFTKSITNVGQAYSNMTGFFTAPVKGAYYFRFTVSDVLFSTYMHISMYKNGVQVMQLYEYENGQYKYNYLSSGVTLQLEVGDDVNMRIPAGSRLYDDSYNRSTFSGFLLFTL, encoded by the coding sequence atgaagactgaggtggagaaactGAAATTGGAACaagcagcacaagaggcagaactGGTAGTGCTGAAGACAAGGATGGACACTGGTGAAGCCCAAGTGGAGACCAGACTGTCTGCCAGAgagactgaggtggagaaactCAAAATCGAACAcgcagcacaagaggcagagctgACAGAAGTGAAGACCAGAGTGGCAGTCACTGAGACTGAAGTAGTGAatctggagaaagagattaCAGAGAAACCCAAGGTAGCATTCTCAGCAGCTCTGACTGACTCAGGATACATAAAGGCTGGGAATACTGTTTTGAACTTGGTCTTCACTAAATCCATCACCAATGTTGGACAGGCCTACAGCAACATGACCGgcttcttcacagctccagtaaaAGGAGCCTACTACTTCAGATTCACAGTGTCAGATGTACTTTTCTCAACATACATGCATATCAGTATGTATAAGAATGGAGTGCAGGTCATGCAGTTGTATGAGTATGAAAATGGGCAATACAAATACAACTATCTCTCCAGTGGTgtgactctgcagctggaggtgggagatgaTGTTAACATGAGAATCCCTGCAGGCTCCAGGCTCTATGATGATTCTTATAACCGCAGcac